ttcatctttatgcaataaaaataatataaatttacttatagtgaaaataaatataaatgaaagtattcaataacttttaatagaagaataattgttaattttaataaaatatttgtattattttttcataaattacagtaaaagtataataataaattatttaaaaagattattcatcaaaaatatttttttttaattaattttatttaaaaattatctatattaattttatttaattatatagttatatttaattcttataaaattatcgttaaactaaaaaaaaaagaataaaataaattcactataataattaacagtattcttttaaaattatactaattcAACAAATGCATTACCAATCATAGCTGTTTGTTTTGCATGATTTGCTAAGTTACTGTGTCCCGTATTTTACATTGGTGATTTGGAATtcagatttatttgaaatttttaaaacaaatgagAAATGTCTTTCATTCGGACACTTTGGAAATGTAATTTTGGTCCTCGACTTTTCAAAGTTTATGAAATAACTTGGATCGGACGTTTAGTAGAAGtatgtattaaaaagtatcaaatttattagacCAGTGTATTTTAGGTTAtgtctatattaattatttcagaaatcaTATGAGCCTAATAGTTTAGAACGCTGGGGCGATCAAATCGTAATTTGcgtaagtattttattataaaaaatatattgtgttataattctttcttaatgaaaaaaagattgattttaatttattaacaatattaaaaattgaatcattatcaattttataagtcaaattaaaattaattaaacaatggaaaatatttataaattaatattcttaataaatttattttagtttgcAGCAATTTGGTCTATAAGCCTCTATACAATTCCATTAGTGGCTATCTTCTTCTATCAACATAGTATTTCTATAACtgagaatatttcttctttgagTAAATTAGCAGCTGGTGCTAGTGCAATTTTCATTGCAGCATTAACTGCTCGAGGTTGTTCTAGAGCCACTAATccagtatatttaaaattcttaaaaacacTCAATGAAGCAAATGCACATTATAATGCAGAAACAAAGCAAGAACttgataaatatgaatttgagTTTTGGGCAAGACCTAtagattttaagattaatgatATAGaaaggtatatttttttcctttattataaaataatatatatttatctttttattaactttttaaatttatttttataagagatGCAACTAGAGAAAAGTTGActttagaaaaaattgcaGCCTCTAGTGGCCGCATAAAAAGGCAAACtggtaaagaatatatatttacattgccTTGTaagtttttatcatatattgtaGCTCACACTTTTGCTATTAAGATGATATATCCTGGAAGTGTATCTGTTCTTAATTGGATATTTCGTAAGTtaaatggattattattattatgaatatgttacaaattgttaataatatgtatatattttttcttaataatataatatattaatataggaTCTACACTTCTACAAGGAAGAATACATCTAATAAAGCATGGTGGGGAAAGGTACAAATTGTTAACTgcagataaaaatgaaattgacacTATATTTATTGACCAACGTAACAAGTAATGTAAACGTtaataacgtttttttttctaaatgcattattttatgaatgcattatttttatacaataattgtattaactTTATAGAACAACAAATGGCAATGTATTAGTTATTACTTGTGAAGGAAATTGTGGATTTTATGAAACTGGTATTAAATCAACTCCAATGAATAAAGGATATTCCATATTGGGTTGGAATCATCCAGGATTTGGTTGTAGTActgtaagtattatttttatattaaactttatactttatttatactGATACTTTGATGAGAAGAATTGCTATTACTTTATCATACTTTGTTTTAAATTGCAAAGATGAAATTTTGGTAATGTTGcagttaatatcaattatatatttaaattaaatgtaattgaaGTAATGGCAAGACTTCTCATTCAGTCAAACTATGATTGTAAAATGATAACAGTAAGACATGAAAATGACTACAAAGGGTGCGCCGTATCCTCTCCAAGAAGAAAATGCTATCGATTGTGTAATGCGTTTTGCGATCGATTACTTAACATTTCCTGAGgaacaaataattctttatggTTGGAGTATTGGTGGATATACTGCGACATGGGCTGCTATGAATTATCCTTCTATACAAAGTTTGGTAAGATTActccattatttattttatatcttatatattttatataatttaattcaactaattttacataaaatattttaagaaattagtagtgaaaaattatattaagatattttataggtATTAGATGCTACATTTGATGATGTACTTCCATTAGCTATTATGACCATGTCTTCATCATTAGAAGGTTTAGTACGGAACATTATTAGGGATcactttaatttgaatattgctGAACAATTAAATAGGtactataatattcattataatatcgaataatacatacataaatatatatatacatatacatatataaatgaacacacaattttatatttaaatattatatgtattttatatttaaaattttaatagattgtatgtgtatattatataaaaacaaataaatcattttttttttttttagatacaatGGCACAGTATTGCTTATACGAAGAACAGAAGATGAAGTAGTGTGTACACCTAGTGGTAATAGCTTATCAGGAAATCGAGGTAACATGTtgcttacaaaatttttaatacgacGTTATCCAGAACTTTTTGCGGAAAATTCAGAATGTGCTGCGCTTTTAGCGAGATTTTTGTCTGCAGATATATCTACTAGAAGtaagaaatcaatattaaatataaattttaagttaatccttcaatattac
This genomic interval from Apis mellifera strain DH4 linkage group LG7, Amel_HAv3.1, whole genome shotgun sequence contains the following:
- the LOC411908 gene encoding protein ABHD16A; translation: MSFIRTLWKCNFGPRLFKVYEITWIGRLVEKSYEPNSLERWGDQIVICFAAIWSISLYTIPLVAIFFYQHSISITENISSLSKLAAGASAIFIAALTARGCSRATNPVYLKFLKTLNEANAHYNAETKQELDKYEFEFWARPIDFKINDIERDATREKLTLEKIAASSGRIKRQTGKEYIFTLPCKFLSYIVAHTFAIKMIYPGSVSVLNWIFRSTLLQGRIHLIKHGGERYKLLTADKNEIDTIFIDQRNKTTNGNVLVITCEGNCGFYETGIKSTPMNKGYSILGWNHPGFGCSTGAPYPLQEENAIDCVMRFAIDYLTFPEEQIILYGWSIGGYTATWAAMNYPSIQSLVLDATFDDVLPLAIMTMSSSLEGLVRNIIRDHFNLNIAEQLNRYNGTVLLIRRTEDEVVCTPSGNSLSGNRGNMLLTKFLIRRYPELFAENSECAALLARFLSADISTRKSIIETVNVDEKQCLNFVAKDIEKNNGIINYPSMLGQDCDSKIKQQIILFLATMYMKDQPSSHCTPLAVDLFQPGWNPTTAMSITE